A portion of the Candidatus Zymogenaceae bacterium genome contains these proteins:
- a CDS encoding DUF4386 domain-containing protein, whose amino-acid sequence MKNNSIDTSTRVHARVAGVLYLIIIVFGITSEVFIRARLIVAGDAAATAQNILASSALFRAGFAADAIMLLCDVALAVLLYQLLKPVSNTLSLTAAAFRLTQAAVLGFNLLNLYAPLLILGGTVPLSSFETAQVYELASFFLSLHGNGYDLGLIFFGLSNIVLGYLVVRSDYFPSILGYGLEAAGVVYLAGSFTRFLLPEYVSLMEPVYIVPVIAELSFCLWLLGKGIRTQFR is encoded by the coding sequence TCATCATCGTATTCGGCATCACCAGTGAGGTGTTCATCCGCGCACGCCTCATCGTGGCGGGAGACGCCGCGGCGACCGCTCAGAACATCCTGGCTTCTTCGGCCCTGTTCCGCGCTGGATTCGCAGCCGATGCGATTATGCTGTTGTGCGACGTCGCCCTCGCCGTGCTGTTGTATCAATTGCTCAAGCCGGTGAGCAATACCCTGTCTCTAACGGCGGCCGCCTTCCGGCTGACCCAGGCCGCCGTGCTCGGCTTCAACCTGCTGAACTTATACGCCCCCCTGCTGATCCTGGGCGGCACCGTTCCTCTAAGCTCTTTCGAGACCGCCCAGGTATACGAGCTGGCGTCGTTTTTCCTGAGCCTTCACGGCAACGGTTACGACCTCGGCCTGATCTTCTTCGGCCTCTCAAACATTGTCCTCGGCTATTTGGTTGTCAGATCGGACTACTTTCCGTCGATTCTCGGCTATGGACTGGAGGCGGCGGGTGTCGTCTATCTTGCGGGGAGCTTCACACGCTTTCTGCTCCCCGAGTATGTATCACTCATGGAACCTGTGTATATCGTCCCTGTCATTGCGGAGCTTTCCTTCTGCTTGTGGCTCTTGGGAAAAGGTATCAGGACTCAATTCCGATGA